The genomic interval CCAGGGCACGCCGACGCGGTCCCCCTGTTGCCACCCCTGCGCGTCCGCGCCGACGGCAACCACCACGCCGATGCCCTCGTGCCCCGGGATCAGCGGATGCGGCTGGTGCGCCGCCCGGGCGCTGCCGGTCCAGATGTGGACGTCGGTGTGGCACAGGCCGCAGGCCTCGACCCGGACCAGCAACTGCCCGGGCCGCAGCCGGGGCAGGGGCACGCGGTCGATGCGCAGGGGCATGCCGGGTCCGTCGAGGAGCGCGGCCCGCATGGTGGCGGGCGGCGCGACGGGGCCGAAGAGATCGACGATGCCCGTCATTGCGCCAGGGCCGCCCGGACCGCAGGGAGCGCCGGCTGCCCGTCGTGCGTCGTGACGCCGTCGAGCCAGGCTTCGAGCTTCTCCGGGTGCGCCTTGAGCAGCGCCAGCGCGGCGGCGGGCGCTTCCATGCCGTCGTCGACGATCATCTTCATGCCGCGGTTCTCATAGGCGACGTCGAAGGTGAGGTTGCGGAAGAAGCGCGCCAGGTTCGGGCAGGCTGCGGCGTAGCCCGGGCGCGAGAGTGTCCGGACCGTCGAGCCGCCGAAGTTCGGCCCGAACTCCTGGTCGCCGCCGGCGAGGTAGGTGATGTCGTAGTCGAGGTTCATCGGGTGCGGCTGCCAGCCGAGGAACACCACCCATTCCTTGCGTTCGATCGACCGGCGAACCTGGGCCAGCATGCCCTGCTCGCTGGACTCGACGATCTCCCAGTCCTTCAGGCCGTGGCGACCGGCCGCCACCATGTCGAGAAGCGGCTGGTTGGTGCCGGGCTCGATGCCGTAGATCTTCTTGTAGAACCGATCCGGAAACCTGGCGAGGTCGTCGAAGCTGCGGACGCCGGCATCCGCGACATAGGTCGGAACGGCCAGCGTATACTTGGCGCCTTCCAGGTTGGTGGTGACGACATCGACCCAGTTCTTGTCGAAATAGGCCTTGAACTCGATGTCCTGGGCCGGCCGCCAGTTGCCGAGGAAAATGTCGATCTGGCCGGTCTTCAGGCTCTCATAGGCGACGTTGAGGCCGAGCAGCGTGTTGCTCATCTCATAGCCCATCGCCTTCAGCACGAGGCCGGCCGTCGTCGTGGTCAGGACGATGTCGGTCCAGCCCATGTCGGCGCTGCGGACGCGGGCGCAGGATGCATCCTCGGCGCTGGCGTGGAACGAGCTCAGGGTTGCGGCAACGGCCGCGGCGATCAGTCTCTTCATGGCGGTTCCCGATGGATGGCTGGCGGCCCCGGCTTCGATGCCGTCCTGTGCGGGCCTTGACCCGAGCCAATCACAGCGCTGTTTTTTGTCAATTCAATTTTTTGTACGAGCATACAAAAAACTGACTGCTACAGTCCGGCGCATGAGCGGGGCCGCCAGGAAGAAGCCGATCGAGGAAGTGCGCCGCCGCGAGCTGATCGAGGGCGCCTATCGGGTGTTCCTGGAGCACGGCCTCGGCGGCCTGACGACGGCACGGATCTGCCGCGAGGCCGGCATGTCGCCCGGCCTCCTCATCTATTATTTCAAGAGCAAGGACGAGGTGCTGTTCTGGATGGTCCGCCACGCCAACCGTGTCATCATGGACGAGGTGGTGCGCCGGATGAAGGCGGCGGCAAACCGCTGGGACCGCCTGATGGCGATCGTCTCGGGCAACTTCCCGGCCGACCTGTTCGACCGCAACACCGCCAATGCCTGGGTGTCGTTCTATGCCGCGGCGGCGCACGACGCGCAGCTGGCGCGCCTGCAGACGCTGTTCCACCGGCGCCTGGCGTCAAATCTGGCGAGCTGCGTCGACCCGCTGCTGGACGGCGCCGAGCTGGCGCGGTTCACGCTCGGTATCGGTATCCTGATCGACGGTGCCTGGCTGAGGAAGGGCGCCGCCGGCGTCGAGATGACGTCGGCGGACGCGATCGGACTGATCGAGAGCCACATCCGCTGCAGCCTGGGCGAGGTGGGCGTCGCGCGCCTGCGGCAGATGCCGTCATAGGAGCCGGCGCGCGGACGGCTATTCCGCCGCCACCGGCAACCCGACCGGGGCAGGAGACGCCGGTGCCGCCGAGCCCGCAAGAGCCGCCCGGGCTCTTG from Labrys wisconsinensis carries:
- the betI gene encoding transcriptional regulator BetI, with the translated sequence MSGAARKKPIEEVRRRELIEGAYRVFLEHGLGGLTTARICREAGMSPGLLIYYFKSKDEVLFWMVRHANRVIMDEVVRRMKAAANRWDRLMAIVSGNFPADLFDRNTANAWVSFYAAAAHDAQLARLQTLFHRRLASNLASCVDPLLDGAELARFTLGIGILIDGAWLRKGAAGVEMTSADAIGLIESHIRCSLGEVGVARLRQMPS
- the choX gene encoding choline ABC transporter substrate-binding protein, which codes for MKRLIAAAVAATLSSFHASAEDASCARVRSADMGWTDIVLTTTTAGLVLKAMGYEMSNTLLGLNVAYESLKTGQIDIFLGNWRPAQDIEFKAYFDKNWVDVVTTNLEGAKYTLAVPTYVADAGVRSFDDLARFPDRFYKKIYGIEPGTNQPLLDMVAAGRHGLKDWEIVESSEQGMLAQVRRSIERKEWVVFLGWQPHPMNLDYDITYLAGGDQEFGPNFGGSTVRTLSRPGYAAACPNLARFFRNLTFDVAYENRGMKMIVDDGMEAPAAALALLKAHPEKLEAWLDGVTTHDGQPALPAVRAALAQ